The genome window CTGTGCTCGGGCATGCCCAGGCCGAAGTGGCCGATGGACGGCCCGGGGTCGGTGGCCTGACGGTCGAAGACCATCAAGACCCCGCGGCGTGGGTGGATGGTGAACTCCTTGTGTCCGGTCATCGCCGAGACCTCGTCGGCGTAGACCCCGGCCGCGTTGATGACCCACCGGGCGGCGATGGGACCGCGGTTGGTGCGGACGGCGGCAACCCGGCCGCCCACGATGTCCAAGCCCACGGCGGCCGTCTCCAGGAAGAGGCGAACCCCGTTGGCCACGGCGTTCTCGGCGTAGGCCACGGTCAACTGGTAGGGTGAGGTCATGGCCGTCGTCGGGGCCCAGAAGGCGCCGGTGACCCTCAGGGTCAGCCCGGGCACGCGCCTGAGGGTCTCCTGGCGGTCGAGGACCTCGACCCCCGGCACGCCGTTGGCCTCGGCCCTTGCCCTCAGCAACGGCAAGAGGGCGGCGTCCTGGTCGGTGAGAGTCACCCCGCAGAGCCCGCTTCGCACGAAGGGGACGTCCAGGTCGGCACAGACCGCCCCGAAGAGGGCGTTGCCGCGAACGTTGAGAGTGGCCTTGAGCGACCCGGGCTCCGGGTCGACTCCCGGGTGGACCATCCCGTTGTTGGCCTTGCTCGCCCCGGCGGCGACGTCCGCCGACCGCTCGAGGAGGACGATCTCCAGCTGATAGCGCGAAAGCTCGCGGGCGATGGCCGTCCCGATGACCCCGCCGCCGATGATAACCACGTCGGCGTGGTCGGTCCAGCCGGGGAGAGGGGGTCCCTCGGCGGGCCAGGGGGAGGCCGCGGCCGCCCCGGGCCGCGGTACCCGCTTGGCGGTGAGCTCATTGACGACGTTCCTGACCCCGCGCCGCCTGGCCGCCAGGTACCCGGCGGCGACGACCTCGTCCCAGGTCTCGACCTCGCCGGTGAGGACGATCGTGGCGTCCTCGACGGCCACTTCGATGCGATACGGGCAGAGCTTATCCGAGGCCCTGAGGTCGGACAAGATGTCGAGGCGCATCGCCTCGTCGGCGGTCATGGGCGGTGGCCCCCGGCGGGGAGGGCGGCCGGGCCCCCGTCGAGGACCTCGGCCAGGTCGACCGCCCCCAGGCGAGCCTCGCAGAACGGGCAGGCGCTGACGACCGGCAGTCCGTCCTCCTGGCCCTCCCGACGGAGCTGTTGGAGACGTTTGACGGCGGCCAGGCGCGACCGCTCCGGCGAGACCCGGTCGTAGAACAATCCACCCCCACAGCAACGAGTAGCCTGCCCGCCCGCCCCAATGGGTTCGACGACCTCGAAGCCGGCTCGGCGGAGCAGCTCTTGGGCATCATCGGCCTGCCCGAGCTCGCGGGCCAGGACACAGGGGGCATGGTAGGCCAGACGGTGGGCAACCGGGGGCTTTGGCTCCAACCGCGCGTCCTTCAGAAAGGCGGTCAGGGTTATCACCGGGACTCCCAGGTCCAGGCCGTGAGCCTGATAGCGCCGCGTCAAAGCGACGGCACACTCCGGACAGCCGGTAACGACGGCCCCCGCGCCGGCGGCCGCCACCGCCGCCTTCACCCGGATGGCCGCCCGGCCGGCGAGGTCCGGTCGGCCCGCGGCGATGTATGCGTAGCCGCAGCACAGGTCAGGTGGGTCGAGCAAGGTCCACCGGCGGCCGCTCCGGGCCATGAGTCGCAAGGCCGATTGGGCGGCCTGGGGCCTCAGCCTGATGGCCGAGCAGCCGGGGAAAAAGAGGACGGGCGGGTCGGCGAGGACGTCGCGCCCAGGCGGGCCGCCGGGCTCCGCCCCGAGGACCGCCGCCAGCGCCGTCAGCTCAGTGGCCGCAGCCTCGAGGTCTTGCCCGTAGGGGTTGCCCCGCCCGCCATCCTGTCCCAAGGCAGCCAGGGCTGCCGGCAAGGCCCGTTTGACCGCGGCGTCGGCCCTCAGCGCGACCAGGTTGTCGGCCACGCTGAAGCCGGCGAACGGGCACAGCTCGGCGCAGGCCCGGCAGCCCAGGCAGGAAGAGATGAGACCGGCCGCCTCGGGGGTCATCTCGATCCGCCCGTGCTTCAGGAGATGGGCCAGCCGGATCTTGCCCGATGGGCTGACCCCCTCGCGCTGGTCGACCGCGGTCACCGGGCAATCGAAGCGGCACATGTTCGGGCAAATGGCGCAATCAGTCACGCCCTTCAGGTCGAAGCCGTCACCACCGGCCGGTCCCGGCTCCTCAGTGGCGGGCGGCGTTTGGTCCTCGCCGGCTTCGCGGTCCTCGCCGGCCCCGGTCACCTCTCCCAGCCCCATCTTGCCCGGGTTCAAGAGACCCTTCGGGTCGGCCGCGGCCTTCAGCCGCTTGAGCCACTCGTAGCCAGGCCCCAGCTCGGCCGGGAGGTAGCGGGCCCGGACCAGGCCGACCCCGTGATGGTGGCTGATCGTCCCGCCGTTCTCGAGGCAGGCCGCCATGGCCGCGTCCCAGAGCGCCTTGTAGTATTCGTCGTGGGCCCCCGGCCCGCCGGCGGGCATCGCCGCCACGGTCAGGTACAGGCAGACGCCTTCGGGATAGGCGTGTGACCAGTGGCCGGAGACCAGCATCGTCCCCGGGACCGCCTGGATGGCGCGCTTCATCGCCTCATAGAGGGGGAGAGCGTCCCGCCACAGGCTCGAGACCTCGATGGTCTCGAAGAGGCCGCCGGCCCTGATCAGGTACGAGCTCAGGCTGACGTCGAAGCGAGTCTCGAGCCAGTGCTCAACCGGCCCGGCCCCGGTGGCCAGGGCGTCGGGGCCGACCGCCCCGGCGAAGCCCTCGGCCTCAAGCTCAGCAAGGCGGCGATCGCCCTCGCAAAGGACGACCAGCATCGGCCGGCCGGCTACGGCTGGGACGTCGGCGAAGTGGTGCGCCGCCTCGACCTCGTCATACAACCTGACGACCGCCGGGCGTAACCCCCGCTGCAGTACCTGTCGCACCGCCGCCAATCCGTCGGCCACTCCCGGGACCGCATAGGACCGCATCACCCTGACCTCCGGGACCGGCCAGACCCGGAGGGTCGCCGCGGTAACCACGGCCAGCGTTCCCTCGCTGCCCAGGAGGAGCTGCTCCAGGCGCGGGCCGGTCGAGGCGCGAGGCACGGCCTTCGTCCGCCAGACCTCCCCCGAGGGCAGGACCGCCTCGAGCCCGATGACGACGTCCTCGATCTTCCCGTACTTCGTGGAGAACTGGCCGGCCGCCCGGCAAGCGATCCACCCGCCCAGGGTCGAGCAGTACATCGATTGGGGGACGTGACCGCAAGTGAAGCCGAGCCGGTTGAGCTGGTTCTCGAGGGTCTGGCCGAGAATGCCGGCCTCGACCTCGACGACCATCGACTGGGGGTCGAGGCGGCGGATCCGGTCCATCTTCTTGAGGTCCAGGGTGATGCCGCCAGCGACCGCCACGGCCCCGCCCATGACCCCCGAACCAGCCCCATAGGGCGTCACCGGCATCCCGTGTTTGTCCGCCAGGCGAAGGACCCCGGCCACCTCGGCGGGGCTATCCGGCCAGACGACCACGTCCGGCAGGGACGGCAGGCGGCCCTGGACGAACCAGGCCGCGGCCAGCGGCCAGAAATCGCGGGCGTAGGCGACCCGTCCGGCCTCGGCCAGGTCGACGTCGGTCCGCCCGACGACCCCCTCGAGTTCGGCCACCAGGGCATCGAAAAGGGGATCCCCCGGCCGGTTCCCCGTCCCGCGGCGACCCCCGAAGGCCAACCGATAGCGCCCCACGTTTTCCCCTCCCGACCAGACTACCGTCGAGTCAGCTCCGACTTGACCTGATAGAGGTCGCCACGATAGACGAAGTGCATCGCCTCGATGGGCTTCCCATCCCCAGCATAGCTGATCCGGTCGATGATCAGAACCGGCGAACCGCGGCGGATGCCGAGCAGTTCGGCCTCGCGGGCCGAGGCCAGGGCCGGCTGGATGGTCTGCTGGACGCGGGTGATCCTCAGCTTGTGTCCGTGGACCAGGCGGTGGTAGAGAGAACCGGTGAGGTCCTCCTTCTCGAGGCCCTCAACCATGACGTGATTGAGGTGGGCCATCTCCAAGGCAAGGGGGACGCCGTCGCCGAAGCGCAGCCGCTCGAGGCGGAGGGCCTTCTCGTTGTCCTTCAGCCCCAACTGCTCGCGGACCTCGGCCGGCGGGATGATGACCCAAGCCCCGAGGACTCGGGCGCTGGGGGTGACCCCCCTGGCCGTCATCTCAGCCGTGAAGCTGATCAAGGACTCGATGTCGTCCTCCTGGCGCGGCCGCGACACGTAGGTCCCTTTTCCCTGTTTACGGTAGAGGAGCCCCTGGTTGACCAACTCCTGCAGGGCCTGTCGGACGGTGGCCCGGCCGACCCGGTAGGCCGTCATCAGCTCGGACTCCGTCGGAACCTGGGACCCCACTTTCCACTCGCCGACCTCGATCCGCCTCTTCAAAGCGTTCCGGAGCTGCACGTAGAGAGGCAGATGACTGTATGGGTCGAGCACTTCCCCCCACCCCCGACCGGGTTGCGCCCGTGCGCACAATTGTCCGGTTGTCCGAACAAATACCCGTCTTCATCTTACACCCCACCCCTCTCCTCTTCAAGAGGGCAGTCTCAGACAACTATCGACGTCATTCGCGGGTCAGCCGGCGGGAGGGTCGTCATCATGTCTGGAGGTAAACCGGGGGCCCGGCGAGAATACTTGGGCGTCTCAAACATTGATGAATGGAGTTGATGGGTGTGGCCCAGCTCGGGCTTCATGGCCTCATCGGGCTCTATGGGCCCAAGGTCGCCGGGACGCCGGCGGCGGCCGCCACGGTGGCGGCCCCGACCGGATCGACCGCGCCGGCCCAGACGGTGACGGGCGCTGATCCGTTGCGGCCAAGGAAGGACTTCGCTTTTGGCTTCCTCCTCGGCAATATCCTGCCGGACACGGACTTCTTCTTATTGGTCCTGGCCTATCTCTTCACTCCGGCGGCCGTCACCCTGCACCGGTCGTTCAGCCACAGCCTGGTCACCATCGCCCTCCTGACCCTCATCCTATGGCTCGCCCGCGGCCAGGCCGGGCGGCCCCTGGCCTGGGGGGTCGGCCTCGGCATGGTCACTCACGCGGTGGTCGACATGGTCGTCTGGTTCAGCTCGGTCAACTTCCTGTGGCCCCTTGGCTACCTCGGCGTGCCGAGCGTGGTTAACCTCTGGGGCGGCTTCGAGACCCCGCCCGTCCTTTCGAACCTCCTGGGCGCGGCCGACTACCTGGCCTTCGCCCTGTACTTCCTGGCCATCCGGTCGGCCGCCAAGCGGTCCGGCGCGGTGGCCGCCCTCCTCCCCCGCCTGAACCTGTTCATCAACCTGAATTGGGTCCTGATGGTCATCTTCGGGGCCCTGTCCTTCTTTCTCAGTGGGAGCCTCTTCAACATCGCCCACTACGCCATCTTCACCCTCGTCCTGCTGCCCATCGTCCTCTGGGTGACCTTCAAGTTCCGGCCGGCCATCGAGGCCTTCAGCGTCGGGACGCCCGGCCCGGACGCGAGCAGCAAGGGGGCCGTCGCCCGGGCGGCCTGACCAGTCGGCGGACTGTTGACCCGGGGGGTCAGAGACAAGTCGCCCCGGCCATGACCGCGAAGCGCGATGCAAGGAAGGCAACGAAAGTAACGAAAGGAGACGACCCCGAGTCGTCTCCTTTCGTCATGGGCCGGGTCTCGGCGATGATGACCGGACTGTCGGCGGCCCGCCCGCCTGCCGCGCGACGAAAAGGGGGGCTTCTCAGCCTTGCTCCCCCGCCGCGGTCGTCCGACCGTGATCCAGGTCCTGCCCCCGCCCCGGTTGGTACAGGCAGAACGGCTCCTCGTCGAGGTAGTCGCCGGTCACCCCATAAGCCCGAGCCCGGCAGCCGGCGCAGACGTTGCGGTATTCGCACCGGCCGCACTTGCCCTTGAGGTGGCCGGTCTCGCGGAGGTCCCGGAAGACCGGCGACCCCTCCCAGATCTGGCGAAGGGTCTGCTCTTCGACGTTGCCGGCCGCGATGGGCAGGTAACCGCAGGGCTGGACCTGCCCGGTGTGGGAGACGAAGAGGACTCCCGTGCCGGCCAGGCAACCCTTGGTCATGGCGGCCATCCCGTCGCTTTCGAAGGTGATCTTCCGTCCTTCGGCCTTGGCCCGTTGGCGGATGATCCGGTAGTAGTGGGGGGCACAGGTCGCCTTGAACTCGATGGAGGCCTTTCGCGAAGCCTCATAGAGCCAGGTGAGCACGCGCTCGTACTCATCGGCCGGGAGCATCTGGCGGTCGGCGATCTCCAGCCCGCAG of Bacillota bacterium contains these proteins:
- a CDS encoding FAD-dependent oxidoreductase; translation: MTADEAMRLDILSDLRASDKLCPYRIEVAVEDATIVLTGEVETWDEVVAAGYLAARRRGVRNVVNELTAKRVPRPGAAAASPWPAEGPPLPGWTDHADVVIIGGGVIGTAIARELSRYQLEIVLLERSADVAAGASKANNGMVHPGVDPEPGSLKATLNVRGNALFGAVCADLDVPFVRSGLCGVTLTDQDAALLPLLRARAEANGVPGVEVLDRQETLRRVPGLTLRVTGAFWAPTTAMTSPYQLTVAYAENAVANGVRLFLETAAVGLDIVGGRVAAVRTNRGPIAARWVINAAGVYADEVSAMTGHKEFTIHPRRGVLMVFDRQATDPGPSIGHFGLGMPEHSKGGGAMVTVDGNLELGPDAEELPGRDDVAVTAEGLRFVIAKWSGILPGFPLDSVIAYFAGLRAATYTEDFHVALSRKVGRLIHVAGIQSPGLASAPAVAEMVTGLLRSDGLSLIERHDWQPVRRAPPRVAGLAPEALAELVAKDPAHGRLVCRCERVSEAEIKRAIGGPVPAGTIDAIKRRTRAGMGRCQGAFCGPRVAAILSGELRRPITELTKDGPGSWLFAGRTKAQGDLNSTTQ
- a CDS encoding FAD-binding and (Fe-S)-binding domain-containing protein; translation: MGRYRLAFGGRRGTGNRPGDPLFDALVAELEGVVGRTDVDLAEAGRVAYARDFWPLAAAWFVQGRLPSLPDVVVWPDSPAEVAGVLRLADKHGMPVTPYGAGSGVMGGAVAVAGGITLDLKKMDRIRRLDPQSMVVEVEAGILGQTLENQLNRLGFTCGHVPQSMYCSTLGGWIACRAAGQFSTKYGKIEDVVIGLEAVLPSGEVWRTKAVPRASTGPRLEQLLLGSEGTLAVVTAATLRVWPVPEVRVMRSYAVPGVADGLAAVRQVLQRGLRPAVVRLYDEVEAAHHFADVPAVAGRPMLVVLCEGDRRLAELEAEGFAGAVGPDALATGAGPVEHWLETRFDVSLSSYLIRAGGLFETIEVSSLWRDALPLYEAMKRAIQAVPGTMLVSGHWSHAYPEGVCLYLTVAAMPAGGPGAHDEYYKALWDAAMAACLENGGTISHHHGVGLVRARYLPAELGPGYEWLKRLKAAADPKGLLNPGKMGLGEVTGAGEDREAGEDQTPPATEEPGPAGGDGFDLKGVTDCAICPNMCRFDCPVTAVDQREGVSPSGKIRLAHLLKHGRIEMTPEAAGLISSCLGCRACAELCPFAGFSVADNLVALRADAAVKRALPAALAALGQDGGRGNPYGQDLEAAATELTALAAVLGAEPGGPPGRDVLADPPVLFFPGCSAIRLRPQAAQSALRLMARSGRRWTLLDPPDLCCGYAYIAAGRPDLAGRAAIRVKAAVAAAGAGAVVTGCPECAVALTRRYQAHGLDLGVPVITLTAFLKDARLEPKPPVAHRLAYHAPCVLARELGQADDAQELLRRAGFEVVEPIGAGGQATRCCGGGLFYDRVSPERSRLAAVKRLQQLRREGQEDGLPVVSACPFCEARLGAVDLAEVLDGGPAALPAGGHRP
- a CDS encoding GntR family transcriptional regulator, whose translation is MLDPYSHLPLYVQLRNALKRRIEVGEWKVGSQVPTESELMTAYRVGRATVRQALQELVNQGLLYRKQGKGTYVSRPRQEDDIESLISFTAEMTARGVTPSARVLGAWVIIPPAEVREQLGLKDNEKALRLERLRFGDGVPLALEMAHLNHVMVEGLEKEDLTGSLYHRLVHGHKLRITRVQQTIQPALASAREAELLGIRRGSPVLIIDRISYAGDGKPIEAMHFVYRGDLYQVKSELTRR
- a CDS encoding metal-dependent hydrolase, producing the protein MAQLGLHGLIGLYGPKVAGTPAAAATVAAPTGSTAPAQTVTGADPLRPRKDFAFGFLLGNILPDTDFFLLVLAYLFTPAAVTLHRSFSHSLVTIALLTLILWLARGQAGRPLAWGVGLGMVTHAVVDMVVWFSSVNFLWPLGYLGVPSVVNLWGGFETPPVLSNLLGAADYLAFALYFLAIRSAAKRSGAVAALLPRLNLFINLNWVLMVIFGALSFFLSGSLFNIAHYAIFTLVLLPIVLWVTFKFRPAIEAFSVGTPGPDASSKGAVARAA